Proteins from a genomic interval of Acanthopagrus latus isolate v.2019 chromosome 7, fAcaLat1.1, whole genome shotgun sequence:
- the LOC119023599 gene encoding uncharacterized protein LOC119023599: MNLDSLEGSIQNLLSVLYPPFEATAPTLLSQLFQIIDSRYQGDALRCLLDFLVPAKHILDTVQQAACAQYSDVLFLCEGWPLCLRDQVVVHLAPIDPLLLQPGDFYLQVAPFCDQSARIVVCSLLEEEGLRLEVVEETPVPETSYPCIFSREWLEEINQGRHGTLLSQCLLATENGVLRLPWEQVALPEFVDVPTSAWSSMASAPPANPPLPPPLPHPPPLSHSSSNRSFPPSPPKESAPKQYPVTIKNSILTSSSHPSAFSVETRICPAKHGIAVSLCLVDTRAASSSRLVKVKETETEPKPIGWVSPNTWDSCIAGTDTALKTSTVAVTCTPASGDTCSVTENIEQDKLNRDTSRSGSADHVVAEGEYIDILQAAMLFGRAQSVREEQQKLDRQMQAHAQIDPQKQRHLHRQAQMQPHAQVESHRQTQRHPNTQIPPQAQPQAHVQLATKQQMQSHSRPEASGSFRPNMSAEAVPPSALHHSQSHLSHPDSFEPSQCIRTVRFSEKPCTPCMRRRQGGKVSRAQELRCRYRDSYQAAIQNPVPFGQDKERGNMLAVVEEDGDFSQSDDRRQETETGDPWCNVQETWFDPRMQHESLPSVSGAICKESGEKNTVPYWKTGDTNTAPCMDYRANSVLKSGGQPQKTAEWTTLPFQEPREAYSAKNDGNLPNVNGKNLAAGTRINTDRASSSLNHPQQSHEIPVKHHRLPFSSGEFSAINTTLKPRERLQNRSSPMGMSQNFSKSHSAPQNRRESVSDGRCSSLSTAVVDTSEKCELVIVEGQNVRRRENTNPCAEIPQLHVVKCKNSTAFRLVSPKINRRKMVIPDGAQPVGSSITSRTGHQTENPSQTNPPPAAELQRISQPASTRPRPDHLPLGTPDPRAHPLYLGVGSLTGGRDRTGRAIVELYGDHQGWSSAVTSQELFRMLLYFHSITRREIREAGLTLVFDARKTNPQPQLYKALMTFQEQIPQAANSFVLLVDKDSSPRPERCPGVQTEVVTSMKALVKLVEVNQLSSRLDGTLSQSHCDWAELHQKLFPFMSDLHEASSLLLRAISKLEEPQRTDTLQTVQQCMMDQRTLMRDVLEDSRLVNLQREGGAILARLRKESDLKYPHCEDLSDAVDSVTSLYNQVEEQAHVLVQRSNLSLEHLEYLLQLREMEGHFMQMQQWFNVEGERHLMEAESVEDSGDRMEQILNSFTGFLIDANDRRHHAMTLVSEAERLQQSGLSYPESEVFGSLVCTFKSGLEDFLCRAEACGRELQIMVNVCDFCEQATALASECTEYLDQSHAGIHSVQDHDQTPVNQTNAQPKQHQNKESGPSTAHGPGPTSTSVLLSDQDSSILQTFQDRFLQFSPERFQEVKAQASALQGSRGMRVWNVAWLRCQEARQQLQERLQDLDEVFHQQPDSDTWCDRHYVDVVSTNVQTVTPGGQSLVVQSTPGPRHPQWEGIMSGEVDLGKRRPILGSERTNTTTAAVKPEDHIDAGTSSGSKVTTQSPDRSARRTEREARRRQASRARSERDAAALSQSHTVGCQWFPWGRGLGARSVSQDSCTTGVATARPSTPPEQQVRSPSSCSHHGQPSCRILQEAQKFQISRHGSFCSEDPCMSEQGAVEGNGTLCCKHSSLPTGRYEGGFRLASPQESSSNALRLQRVLEELVFTEREYVRSLGYILTHYLPLLDRPDIPQDLRGKRGVIFGNLEKLYDFHSHYFLPELEACQREPAMVARCFLRHSDSFGLYALYSKNKPQSDALILHRRHDIFKRKQQELGDMMDLSSYLLRPIQRISKYSLLLQDILALAGSYRPKDMIQDTLHATSVCAQSVCGPVAYVPDLTNGEREREKAEIQAAAELVRFQMRHGNDLLTMDAIQDCDVNLKEQGQLIRQDEFTVFFRKKKCVRRVFLFEDLILFSKTKKTDIGNDVYVYKQSFKTSDIGMTHNSSVSSLCFEIWFRRRKSEDTYTLKASSMEVKKAWTTDLERILWDQATHSRELRMQERVFMGMGRKPFMDIQHSDAAICDRAVSCGLPGRIPVACCSHRGLEYPRPHSIGSGSTASTTLSQSSSSSGRGSLPPAGYPGNQLQGVETSPAVCSTPEAVTENELNNLHLHLHQHQHHLHRNLEQWKVHHPLVDSTESSSECINLFSSTDRSCLSAIAGEVVDSSASSLVSQSSKTSPPLCRTPSLRRNSSPAVTMKKPGVAPKPPHLASTQSDDIMIGKSTEV; the protein is encoded by the exons ATCCGCTGCTACTTCAGCCGGGTGACTTCTACCTCCAGGTGGCCCCGTTCTGTGACCAATCGGCTCGCATCGTGGTCTGCAGCCTCTTGGAAGAGGAGGGCCTTAGATTGGAGGTAGTTGAGGAGACCCCAGTCCCTGAGACCTCCTATCCTTGTATATTCAGCCGTGAATGGTTAGAGGAGATCAACCAGGGCCGACATGGAACTCTTCTCAGCCAATGCCTGCTTGCTACCGAGAATGGCGTGCTGAGGTTACCATGGGAACAGGTGGCTTTGCCTGAGTTTGTGGATGTGCCAACGAGTGCTTGGAGTAGCATggcctctgctcctcctgcaaATCCTCCTTTACCACCTCCGcttcctcatcctccacctctttCTCACTCTTCATCAAATcgctcttttcctccttctcctccaaaGGAATCTGCACCAAAACAGTATCCCGTCACAATTAAAAATTCAATTTTAACATCTTCTTCGCATCCCTCTGCTTTCTCTGTGGAGACCAGAATATGTCCAGCCAAGCACGGCATTGCTGTGTCGCTCTGCCTGGTGGATACCAGAGCTGCCTCTTCATCTAGACTGGTCAAAGTGAAAGAGACTGAAACAGAGCCTAAGCCTATTGGCTGGGTGTCCCCTAATACATGGGACAGCTGCATTGCTGGGACAGACACAGCTTTGAAAACAAGCACTGTTGCAGTTACATGCACACCTGCAAGTGGAGATACATGCAGTGTTACTGAAAATATAGAGCAGGATAAACTAAATCGAGATACAAGCAGGAGTGGATCTGCTGACCACGTTGTTGCAGAAGGGGAATATATTGATATTCTGCAGGCAGCTATGCTTTTTGGTAGAGCTCAGTCAGTACGTGAGGAACAGCAGAAATTAGACAGGCAAATGCAGGCACACGCACAAATCGACCCACAAAAGCAGAGACATCTGCACAGACAAGCACAAATGCAACCGCACGCACAAGTGGAGTCGCACaggcaaacacaaagacatccCAACACACAGATACCACCTCAGGCACAGCCACAAGCACATGTGCAGTTAGCAACGAAACAACAAATGCAAAGTCACTCTAGACCAGAGGCTTCTGGATCGTTCAGGCCCAACATGTCTGCAGAAGCCGTACCTCCATCAGCTCTCCACCATTCCCAGTCCCATCTCTCTCACCCTGATTCCTTCGAACCTTCTCAGTGTATCCGCACGGTTCGGTTCTCAGAGAAGCCCTGCACCCCGTGCATGAGGCGAAGACAAGGTGGGAAGGTTTCCAGAGCTCAGGAACTGAGGTGTCGTTACAGGGACTCATACCAGGCTGCTATACAAAACCCTGTCCCTTTTGGACAGGACAAAGAGAGGGGGAACATGTTGGCTGTcgtggaggaggatggagattTCTCCCAGAGTGATGACAGAcgacaggagacagaaacaggggATCCATGGTGTAATGTACAAGAAACGTGGTTTGATCCTAGGATGCAGCACGAGTCTCTCCCTTCTGTCAGTGGAGCCATCTGTAAGGAGTCAGGAGAAAAGAACACTGTCCCATATTGGAAAACCGGAGATACGAACACTGCCCCCTGTATGGATTACAGagcaaacagtgttttaaaatctGGCGGGCAACCACAAAAGACAGCTGAGTGGACAACACTGCCATTTCAGGAACCAAGGGAGGCCTACTCTGCCAAAAATGATGGCAATTTACCTAAtgtgaatgggaaaaatttagcagcagGAACGAGGATAAATACTGATAGAGCTTCGTCAAGTCTAAATCATCCTCAACAGTCACATGAGATCCCTGTCAAACACCACAGATTACCATTTAGTTCAGGTGAATTTTCAGCGATAAACACGACCCTCAAGCCTCGTGAAAGGCTACAAAACAGATCCAGTCCCATGGGAATGAGTCAAAACTTTTCCAAGTCTCATTCAGCACCACAGAACAGACGAGAATCCGTGTCAGATGGAAGATGTTCCTCCCTGTCCACAGCCGTGGTGGACACCTCAGAGAAGTGTGAGCTGGTGATTGTTGAAGGTcaaaatgtgaggaggagagaaaacactaACCCCTGTGCAGAGATCCCTCAGCTGCATGTggtcaaatgtaaaaacagcacCGCTTTTCGACTGGTTTCACCCAAGATCAACAGGAGGAAGATGGTCATCCCAG ACGGTGCTCAGCCTGTCGGTTCATCCATAACCAGCAGAACTGGCCATCAGACAGAAAACCCCTCACAAACTaatccacctccagcagcagagctgcagaggatcTCCCAGCCCGCTTCTACTCGCCCCAGACCAGACCACCTTCCTCTGGGAACCCCAGACCCCAGAGCCCACCCCCTCTATCTAGGAGTTGGATCTCTCACAG GTGGCAGAGACAGGACAGGCAGGGCAATAGTTGAGCTCTATGGAGACCACCAGGGATGGAGTTCAGCTGTAACAAGTCAGGAGCTCTTCAGGATGCTGCTCTACTTTCACTCTATCACCAG GAGAGAAATCAGAGAAGCCGGATTGACGCTCGTTTTCGATGCCAGGAAGACAAATCCTCAACCACAGCTCTACAAAGCCTTGATGACATTTCAG GAGCAGATTCCTCAGGCAGCCAACAGTTTCGTGCTGCTGGTGGACAAGGACAGCAGCCCTCGACCAGAGAGGTGTCCCGGAGTCCAG ACTGAAGTGGTGACATCCATGAAAGCCTTGGTCAAACTGGTGGAGGTGAACCAGCTGAGCTCCCGTCTGGACGGCACGCTGTCTCAGAGCCACTGTGACTGGGCCGAGCTGCACCAG AAACTCTTTCCCTTCATGTCTGATCTTCATGAGGCGTCCAGCCTCCTTCTGAGAGCCATCAGTAAGTTAGAGGAGCCCCAGAGGACGGACACTTTGCAG ACTGTGCAGCAGTGCATGATGGACCAGAGGACTCTGATGAGGGATGTACTGGAGGACAGCCGATTGGtcaacctgcagagagagggcGGGGCCATCCTTGCAAGGCTGAGGAAGGAGAGTGACCTCAAATACCCCCACTGTGAAGACCTCAG TGATGCGGTGGATTCTGTGACCAGCCTGTACAACCAAGTGGAGGAGCAGGCTCACGTCCTCGTGCAGAGATCAAACTTGTCACTGGAACATCTGGAGTACCTGCTGCAActcagagagatggagggacactTCATGCAG ATGCAGCAGTGGTTTAATGTAGAGGGAGAGCGCCACCTGATGGAGGCTGAATCAGTCGAGGACTCCGGGGACAGAATGGAGCAGATACTCAACAGCTTCACTGGTTTCCTTATTGATGCTaat GACCGGAGGCACCATGCCATGACGTTAGTGTCAGAGGCGGAGCGACTTCAACAGAGTGGGCTTTCCTACCCAGAGTCAGAGGTGTTCGGGTCTCTAGTCTGTACCTTCAAGTCGGGCCTGGAGGACTTTCTGTGCAGAGCGGAGGCGTGCGGCAGGGAGCTGCAGATCATGGTTAACGTGTGCGATTTTTGTGAGCAG GCTACAGCTCTGGCCAGTGAATGCACTGAGTACCTGGACCAGAGTCATGCTGGAATCCACTCAGTGCAAGACCATGATCAaacacctgtcaatcaaacaaacGCTCAGCCGAAACAGCACCAAAACAAAGAGTCTGGACCAAGCACCGCACATGGCCCGGGTCCAACCAGTACCAGTGTTTTACTGTCGGACCAGGACAGCTCGATCCTCCAGACTTTCCAAGACAGGTTCCTCCAGTTCAGCCCAGAGAGATTTCAGGAGGTGAAGGCCCAGGCCAGCGCCCTGCAGGGCTCCAGGGGGATGCGTGTCTGGAACGTAGCCTGGCTGAGATGTCAGGAGGccagacagcagcttcaggagaggctgcaggacTTGGATGAGGTTTTCCACCAACAACCAGATTCTGATACCTGGTGTGATCGTCATTATGTTGACGTGGTTAGCACTAATGTTCAGACAGTAACCCCTGGTGGCCAGAGTCTGGTGGTACAGTCGACGCCCGGACCTCGGCACCCGCAGTGGGAGGGCATCATGTCAGGAGAGGTGGACTTAGGGAAGAGAAGGCCGATCCTGGGCAGCGAACGCACTAATacaacaactgcagctgtcaaacCCGAGGATCACATTGATGCTGGAACCAGCtcggggtcaaaggtcactaCACAGTCACCTGACAG ATCAGCAAggagaacagaaagagaggcaAGGAGGAGACAGGCCAGCAGAGCGAGGAGTGAGCGAGATGCCGCTGCTCTGTCTCAGTCCCACACTGTCGGTTGCCAGTGGTTTCCATGGGGACGAGGTCTCGGAGCGAGGTCGGTGAGCCAGGACTCGTGCACCACAGGAGTAGCGACGGCCAGGCCATCCACACCTCCGGAGCAGCAGGTTCGATCTCCGTCGTCCTGCTCCCACCATGGTCAGCCGTCGTGTCGGATCTTGCAGGAGGCTCAGAAGTTCCAGATCTCACGTCACGGGAGCTTCTGCTCAGAAGACCCATGTATGAGTGAACAGGGAGCTGTGGAGGGTAACGGGACTTTATGCTGCAAACACTCCAGCCTGCCCACCGGGAGATACGAGGGGGGGTTTCGTTTGGCAAGTCCACAGGAGAGTTCCAGCAATGCCTT gaggctgcagcgtgtcctggaggagctggtgtTCACAGAGAGGGAGTACGTCCGCTCGCTGGGCTACATCCTGACCCACTACCTCCCCCTGCTGGACAGACCAGACATCCCCCAGGACCTCAGGGGCAAGCGAGGTGTCATCTTCGGCAACCTGGAGAAACTCTACGACTTCCACAGCCACTACTTCCTGCCCGAGCTGGAGGCCTGCCAGAGAGAGCCCGCCATGGTGGCCCGCTGCTTCCTCAGACAT AGTGACAGTTTTGGTCTATACGCTCTGTACAGCAAGAACAAACCTCAGTCAGACGCCCTGATCCTTCACCGCCGCCACGACATCTTTAAG AGAAAGCAGCAGGAGCTGGGGGACATGATGGACCTTTCATCCTACCTTCTCAGGCCCATCCAGAGGATCAGCAAGTACAgcctcctgctgcaggacaTTCTGGCTCTGGCTGGTTCATACAGGCCAAAAGACATGATCCAAGATACACTGCACGCTACTAGTGTGTGCgcacaaagtgtgtgtggcCCAGTGGCATATGTGCCTGATCTGACAAATGGTGAGAGGGAGCGTGAGAAAGCTGAGATCCAAGCTGCTGCAGAACTGGTTCGGTTTCAGATGCGCCACGGCAACGATTTGCTCACCATGGACGCCATCCAGGACTGTGAT GTGAATTTAAAAGAGCAGGGCCAACTGATCCGCCAGGATGAGTTCACAGTTTTCTTTAGGAAGAAGAAATGTGTCCGCCGCGTCTTTCTCTTTGAAGATCTCATCCTCTTCAGCAAGACCAAGAAAACAGACATTGGCAATGATGTTTATGTCTACAAGCAGTCATTCAAG acaAGTGACATCGGGATGACCCACAACTCTAGTGtgagcagtttgtgttttgagaTCTGGTTCCGCAGGAGAAAAAGCGAGGACACGTACACCCTGAAGGCCTCCAGCATGGAGGTGAAGAAAGCCTGGACCACCGACTTGGAGAGGATTCTGTGGGATCAGGCCACTCACAGTAGAG AGCTGCGCATGCAGGAGAGGGTGTTCATGGGCATGGGCCGCAAACCTTTCATGGACATTCAACACAGTGATGCTGCCATCTGTGACCGAGCCGTCAGCTGTGGGCTGCCTGGGAGAA TCCCTGTGGCGTGTTGTTCACACAGGGGCTTAGAATATCCACGACCACACTCCATTGGCTCTGGCAGCACCGCCTCCACCACCCTCAGCcaatcatcctcctcctctggacgAGGCTCATTGCCCCCTGCTGGTTATCCTGGGAATCAGCTGCAGGGGGTGGAGACCAGTCCTGCTGTCTGCTCCACCCCTGAGGCTGTGACTGAAAACGAACTCAAcaatcttcatcttcatcttcatcagcatcagcatcatctTCATCGTAATTTGGAACAGTGGAAAGTTCATCATCCTCTGG tgGACAGCACTGAATCGTCTTCAGAATGTATCAACCTCTTCAGCAGCACAGACCGCAGCTGCCTGTCAGCCATTGCTGGAGAAGTGGTGGACTCCTCTGCTTCCTCATTGGTGTCCCAGAGCTCAAAGACCAGCCCACCACTTTGTCGGACCCCCAGCCTGAGAAGAAACAGTTCTCCAGCTGTTACCATGAAGAAACCAGGTGTTGCCCCAAAACCGCCACATCTGGCTAGCACTCAG AGTGATGACATTATGATCGGGAAATCAACAGAAGTTTAA